The genome window CTTCGGCCCCAGGCTGCCCATCAGGCTCAATGCCCCCTGACTCATGCCGTGATAACCGCCCTGGAACGACAGCACGGTGCTGCGTCCGGTCGCGGTACGCACCAGCTTGAGGGCGGCTTCCACCGCGTCGGTACCGGTGGGGCCGCAGAACTGGATCTTCGCCTCGGCGGCCAGCTCCACCGGCAACAGGCCGAACAGGTCCTGGACGAAGCGGTCCTTGACCGGCGTGGTCAGGTCCAGGGTGTGCAACGGCAGCTCGTCGGCCAGCACCTGCTGGATCGCGTCGATCACCACCGGGTGGTTATGCCCCAGCGCCAGCGTGCCGGCGCCGGCCAGGCAATCGATGAAGGTGCGGCCCTCGACGTCCTCGACATACAACCCCTTGGCGCGCTTGAGCGCCAGGGGTATGCGCCGTGGATAGCTGCGGGCATTGGACTCCTGCCGACTCTGGCGAGCCAGCAGCGGCGACTCATTGAACTGGTAGAGCGTCTCGGCCGGCACGGGGCTGACCCGGGCCGGCTGTGCTTCGATAAGGCTGTTGGCGACTGACATCTCTCGACCCCGCAGTACGTAGTGACCCAAAACGACACACCGGGCAGGTGCGCATCCGGTCGAGGCGCACATGCAGGTTTCCTGTAGTGGAAACGCATCAGCCACGGGGGGATTTACTCGCGGGCAGCACTTTCTCCTGTGGCGCGATCAGTGGCTTGTGCATCGCAATGGCCTTGACCCCGCCGATGGCGAAGGCATCAGCGCTTTGCTCGAACCCCAGGTGTCGATAGAACGCCTGGCTGCTACGGGTGCTGTTGAGGCGCACCCGGGCCACGCCGCGCCCGCGCAGCCAGGCCTCGATGTCCCGCACCAGCGCCTGGCCGACACCGCGGCGGAAGGACTCCGGCTGTACGTAGCAGAAGGCGATCCGGCCACTGGCCGAGGCCATGGCGACACCCGTCGGCCGCCCCTGCAAACGGGCCAGGGTCAGGCGCAAGCGTGGGTCGACCAGCCAGGGGCGGATATGCGCGAGGGTGCTGTTGCGTACCCAGGCGGCGACGACAGTGGGATCGTTGCGATGTTCGACGGCACACCCGACCCGGATGGAGCGTTCGGCGATGCGGCTGATGATGCCGGCATCGCTGGGTGTGGCTGTGCAGAT of Pseudomonas fluorescens contains these proteins:
- a CDS encoding GNAT family N-acetyltransferase produces the protein MDTFIEICTATPSDAGIISRIAERSIRVGCAVEHRNDPTVVAAWVRNSTLAHIRPWLVDPRLRLTLARLQGRPTGVAMASASGRIAFCYVQPESFRRGVGQALVRDIEAWLRGRGVARVRLNSTRSSQAFYRHLGFEQSADAFAIGGVKAIAMHKPLIAPQEKVLPASKSPRG